One Actinomycetota bacterium DNA segment encodes these proteins:
- a CDS encoding zinc-ribbon domain-containing protein, translating into MAFCTKCGEQNTDIAQFCVKCGNQMGAMNSSASGSVASSESQTFVVELIRSLYPGSKTICVSAVVIIISFFLPYYGNGANAVTVGGLWWLMPIYALLAVGLAYLTHIGEMSAKLFSTAATIAIAMLYAPQILIIFRGGNEIAGFGIGFYGISLGFLAMVVGAFLNLWSITKEMET; encoded by the coding sequence ATGGCATTTTGTACGAAATGCGGAGAACAGAATACTGATATAGCGCAGTTTTGCGTGAAGTGCGGAAATCAGATGGGGGCGATGAACTCATCGGCTAGCGGCTCAGTCGCGTCAAGCGAGTCACAGACCTTCGTAGTGGAGCTGATCAGGAGTCTCTATCCCGGCTCAAAGACCATTTGCGTCAGCGCCGTAGTAATCATCATCAGCTTCTTCTTGCCCTATTACGGCAATGGGGCGAATGCTGTAACTGTCGGGGGTTTGTGGTGGTTGATGCCTATATATGCACTTCTTGCCGTAGGCCTAGCATATCTTACTCATATTGGAGAAATGAGTGCCAAACTCTTCTCTACCGCGGCAACGATTGCCATCGCCATGCTATACGCACCACAGATTCTAATTATATTTCGAGGTGGCAACGAGATAGCGGGATTCGGCATCGGCTTCTATGGGATCAGTCTTGGCTTCTTGGCGATGGTTGTCGGTGCATTCTTAAACTTATGGAGCATCACTAAAGAAATGGAAACCTAG
- a CDS encoding zinc ribbon domain-containing protein produces the protein MGILDKFDDVLVDVSSKSKRAVAAAQIKSGIKDIKAEKAKRMVLLGEKAYGQYVVGKLGNDTLSEDCDVIADLDDQERMLLDKLDELDKVPAASTTGFPCPECGKDIKQDSVFCAYCGVNVPEERKKKEDGSIYCLECRTQIAKGMEFCPSCGSKVEADKKDAQPVDDQHFCLQCGAANKPDAAFCRGCGMKLEAVEEVPEVVKEPEPEAEPVEEPKAEEKKPKAKPKTKSKPKQAPSPEEPLFCVECGTQNKPTAGFCRECGAILEKD, from the coding sequence ATGGGCATTCTTGATAAATTCGATGATGTTTTGGTGGATGTAAGCTCAAAATCTAAGAGGGCAGTCGCGGCCGCGCAGATAAAAAGCGGGATTAAGGACATCAAAGCTGAAAAAGCAAAAAGAATGGTCTTGCTTGGCGAGAAAGCATACGGCCAGTATGTTGTCGGGAAGCTAGGCAACGATACGCTATCAGAAGACTGTGATGTCATTGCTGATCTTGACGACCAAGAAAGGATGCTCTTGGACAAACTCGATGAGCTGGATAAGGTGCCCGCAGCGTCCACAACTGGATTTCCGTGCCCGGAATGCGGTAAGGACATTAAGCAAGATTCTGTTTTCTGTGCTTACTGCGGTGTTAATGTACCGGAAGAGCGGAAGAAAAAGGAAGATGGGTCAATATATTGCCTGGAATGCCGAACCCAAATCGCGAAGGGCATGGAGTTCTGCCCGAGCTGCGGCTCAAAGGTTGAAGCTGACAAGAAAGATGCTCAACCGGTTGACGATCAACACTTCTGTCTACAATGCGGCGCTGCCAATAAACCCGATGCTGCTTTTTGCAGAGGCTGTGGAATGAAGCTCGAGGCGGTTGAAGAAGTACCAGAGGTAGTTAAGGAGCCGGAACCAGAGGCCGAACCGGTTGAGGAGCCAAAAGCTGAAGAAAAGAAGCCGAAGGCCAAGCCAAAAACAAAATCGAAACCAAAGCAAGCGCCTTCGCCGGAAGAACCGCTTTTCTGTGTTGAGTGTGGTACGCAAAACAAACCGACGGCCGGCTTCTGTCGCGAGTGCGGAGCAATCCTAGAAAAAGATTAA
- a CDS encoding sigma-70 family RNA polymerase sigma factor: MAEDTTKLLIEIAADDQKAFEELIDLYQPRIFNFSYRILGKREDAQDVTQETFLRIYEKAGELAKKKELNLQAYIYRVAQNLAINEVNRRGKVVAKDDLEAEDTNVYQDPERALLLKDQINKVRKVAKTLAEGHQIVLTLRELHELDYQNIGEVMGMTRNNVGVLLMRARLKFKEAYIMGELNEDNLTEECKRMLPLISAYYDNEVTPEERKRVKQHLKDCPLCKLALDEITEASMSYRSLIPLAVPAAIKTGVLAKAGTLAGHGLSNSGTFTSASQATGTATQAAATITKTGMSLVAKIALGIGTAAIVVSGAATVIIGPAHIKDKIVQLFSGTGTVAKEERVSKIAFVRFGDIWVVDLDEEGKHVLNTEKKLTNTDDADDSNPVWSHDGKKIAFISKLAGPGPIMPEVHIINADGTKVATLVNKESAIDFTDSLKYLRWSEADSALYFGAGYQYPSFSLCEVNVKTKKIIEMPTGMQLGFDVVGDKYVMAVDLSGNNGIRGELALYPGEEKYRMTTIVDKANDSPTNRLFSDPECSPDGKRVVVCEGWGGNESPLYIVDINKRSNTKLINGAWQHPTWSQDGKAIAMEKIISGAGRPENQKPEVWRVNDNGKGLDKLLDNASSPSWSPATYIKKKPKPQPDPEAVDITKFLPSDATVSKKLIADIDQDNYKEIIVAASTAVGVDTSSSYKSRNGIVVVIDWKGNKYVHQWEKTYLHPTAFEALEARDVNKDKKVELIVKWIYGAHAMQMYLYQFDGYAYRPLNAVNQEGKSMEVFSSSTPRFEFKDRDGDGIDELLVYGRDYETGADPTRNNFINVYKWQNNEYKYVDRDYETIK; the protein is encoded by the coding sequence ATGGCTGAAGACACAACAAAACTCTTAATCGAAATAGCGGCCGACGACCAGAAGGCTTTCGAGGAGCTGATCGACCTGTATCAACCGAGGATATTCAACTTTTCCTACCGGATCCTCGGCAAGCGCGAGGACGCGCAGGATGTGACACAAGAGACTTTCCTGCGGATCTATGAGAAAGCCGGGGAGCTCGCCAAGAAAAAGGAACTTAACCTCCAGGCCTACATCTACAGGGTCGCCCAAAACCTGGCCATCAATGAAGTGAACCGCCGAGGCAAGGTCGTGGCCAAAGATGACTTGGAAGCGGAGGACACGAACGTCTACCAGGACCCGGAACGGGCGCTCCTTCTCAAAGACCAGATAAACAAGGTTCGGAAGGTGGCGAAGACGCTCGCCGAAGGGCACCAGATCGTCCTGACCTTACGAGAGCTCCATGAGCTAGATTACCAGAACATCGGCGAGGTCATGGGGATGACCAGAAACAACGTCGGCGTCCTGCTCATGCGGGCTCGGCTGAAGTTCAAAGAGGCCTATATCATGGGTGAACTTAACGAAGACAACCTAACTGAAGAATGCAAACGGATGCTCCCCCTGATCTCCGCCTACTACGACAACGAGGTCACCCCGGAAGAGCGCAAACGGGTAAAGCAGCACTTGAAAGACTGCCCCCTGTGCAAGCTCGCCCTGGATGAGATTACCGAGGCATCCATGTCCTACCGCTCGCTCATCCCGCTCGCCGTGCCCGCTGCCATCAAGACGGGCGTGCTCGCCAAAGCAGGCACTCTCGCAGGCCATGGCCTCTCCAACTCAGGCACCTTCACATCCGCAAGCCAAGCCACGGGAACGGCCACCCAGGCCGCGGCCACAATCACCAAGACCGGGATGTCCTTGGTAGCGAAGATCGCCCTCGGCATCGGCACCGCGGCCATCGTCGTTTCAGGAGCGGCGACCGTCATCATCGGCCCCGCACACATCAAAGACAAGATTGTCCAGCTCTTTTCAGGCACAGGAACAGTTGCCAAAGAAGAGAGAGTCAGCAAGATCGCGTTTGTCAGATTCGGGGATATTTGGGTCGTTGATTTGGACGAAGAGGGCAAACATGTCTTGAACACCGAAAAGAAGCTAACAAATACAGACGATGCCGATGATTCTAATCCTGTCTGGTCGCATGATGGAAAAAAGATTGCCTTTATATCAAAGCTTGCCGGGCCTGGGCCCATTATGCCAGAAGTACATATCATAAATGCCGATGGTACGAAAGTAGCAACTTTGGTTAATAAAGAAAGCGCTATAGACTTTACGGACAGTCTTAAGTATTTGAGGTGGTCAGAGGCTGATTCAGCACTATATTTTGGCGCAGGGTATCAGTACCCTTCGTTTTCGCTGTGTGAGGTAAATGTGAAAACGAAGAAGATAATAGAGATGCCTACTGGGATGCAGCTCGGTTTTGATGTAGTTGGCGACAAATATGTTATGGCCGTTGACCTAAGTGGCAATAATGGAATACGAGGTGAACTTGCACTATACCCGGGAGAAGAAAAATATAGAATGACGACAATTGTCGACAAGGCCAACGATTCACCAACAAACAGACTGTTTTCCGACCCAGAATGCAGCCCAGACGGCAAGCGAGTTGTAGTTTGTGAAGGTTGGGGCGGTAACGAGAGTCCACTTTATATTGTTGACATCAATAAACGAAGCAACACCAAGTTGATTAACGGAGCCTGGCAACATCCAACATGGTCACAAGATGGAAAGGCAATAGCTATGGAAAAGATTATCAGCGGCGCCGGGAGGCCAGAGAATCAGAAGCCTGAAGTATGGAGAGTCAATGATAATGGTAAAGGTCTAGATAAGCTGCTAGATAATGCCTCCTCACCCTCCTGGTCCCCCGCAACCTATATTAAGAAAAAGCCGAAACCGCAACCGGATCCGGAAGCGGTTGATATAACGAAGTTTCTTCCAAGCGATGCTACGGTTTCAAAGAAATTGATTGCCGATATTGATCAAGATAACTACAAAGAAATTATTGTTGCTGCATCGACAGCTGTTGGTGTTGACACAAGTTCCTCATACAAAAGTAGAAACGGTATTGTTGTTGTCATTGACTGGAAGGGGAATAAATATGTCCACCAGTGGGAGAAGACATATCTGCATCCGACTGCTTTTGAGGCACTGGAAGCACGCGATGTTAACAAAGACAAAAAAGTTGAGCTAATAGTTAAGTGGATTTACGGTGCTCACGCAATGCAGATGTATTTATATCAGTTTGACGGTTATGCATATCGTCCGTTAAATGCAGTAAACCAAGAAGGCAAAAGCATGGAAGTCTTTTCATCAAGTACTCCGAGGTTTGAGTTCAAGGATCGCGACGGCGATGGAATCGATGAACTCCTTGTCTACGGGCGAGATTATGAAACAGGCGCTGATCCGACAAGAAATAATTTCATCAACGTTTACAAATGGCAGAATAACGAATACAAATATGTGGATAGAGACTATGAAACGATTAAGTAA
- a CDS encoding tetratricopeptide repeat protein, with protein MPNAEINKLKNDAINLYGAKKFDEAIAKYQQILKLDSKNVNAMAGVAACLQSQGYIVDAKKWYKSTLKIDPEYKFAKENLEVLKADDAIKDQSEVKVNPLVCPYCHSPLIAKQDKTVGIVLAVIGVLTMCLIVGIPIWVVGMVLMMNPKMVYYCPRCKRNVQF; from the coding sequence ATGCCTAATGCTGAGATCAATAAGCTAAAGAATGATGCCATAAACCTGTATGGAGCGAAGAAGTTTGATGAAGCGATTGCCAAATACCAGCAGATACTCAAGTTGGATTCCAAGAATGTCAACGCAATGGCCGGAGTAGCAGCATGTCTTCAGAGTCAGGGATACATCGTTGACGCTAAAAAATGGTACAAGAGTACGCTAAAGATTGACCCTGAATACAAGTTTGCCAAGGAAAACCTCGAAGTCTTGAAGGCGGACGATGCTATAAAGGACCAGTCAGAGGTCAAAGTGAATCCACTGGTATGCCCATATTGCCATTCGCCCTTAATCGCCAAGCAAGACAAGACTGTTGGTATTGTGCTTGCTGTAATAGGAGTCCTAACGATGTGCCTCATCGTTGGCATTCCTATTTGGGTCGTTGGTATGGTTCTGATGATGAACCCAAAGATGGTTTACTACTGCCCAAGATGCAAAAGGAACGTACAATTCTAA
- a CDS encoding site-specific integrase produces the protein MSGSIRKRGDTYHVYFRVNGKQHSRVAGPLKRDADALLVKINNEIYSGKYVDIKPMLFSEFAPRWLEQQKPNLKVSSYSKYIVVIKNELVPRFGSLQVSRIDTEMIQGWLTVLSGRGLKPSTVNTYFATMRKLMADAVKWKYVHSNPAAVVDRPKIPKSEIDYLSPEEIGRLLHAAEPKARDHALLMLLATTGVRIGEALALTWDDVDFVKQTINVSKTMHAGVATSPKTAGSRRVVRFPEALKRELMTFQLTSPITKANHVFVSSVGTPLDRDRVRNRILKPALALAGLRSVSVHSLRHSYATMLIHQGENLKFVQSQLGHSSMRVTFDRYGHLLPAAGDEAMRRLDRMVEENFCWQSVGKKEKMRSESHLKLI, from the coding sequence ATGTCGGGTAGTATCCGCAAGCGGGGCGACACGTATCATGTGTATTTCCGCGTAAACGGAAAACAGCATTCAAGGGTGGCGGGACCCCTAAAACGTGACGCCGACGCGCTTTTGGTCAAGATCAACAACGAAATCTACAGCGGCAAGTATGTCGACATCAAACCGATGCTGTTTTCGGAGTTCGCGCCGAGATGGCTGGAGCAACAGAAGCCGAACCTCAAGGTATCTTCATACTCGAAGTATATCGTGGTGATAAAGAACGAGCTGGTGCCGAGGTTCGGCAGCCTCCAGGTGAGCAGGATCGACACAGAGATGATCCAGGGCTGGCTGACAGTGCTTTCCGGGCGCGGTCTGAAGCCGAGCACCGTAAACACGTATTTTGCCACCATGCGGAAGCTCATGGCCGATGCGGTCAAATGGAAGTATGTCCATTCGAACCCAGCGGCCGTTGTCGATCGGCCCAAGATCCCTAAGTCCGAAATCGACTACTTGAGTCCTGAAGAGATCGGCCGGCTTCTTCATGCCGCTGAACCGAAGGCCCGCGACCACGCGCTTCTCATGCTCTTGGCGACGACGGGCGTGAGGATAGGGGAGGCGCTCGCGCTAACGTGGGACGACGTCGACTTCGTAAAGCAGACGATCAACGTCTCAAAGACCATGCACGCCGGCGTCGCGACTTCTCCTAAGACCGCGGGCTCGCGCCGCGTCGTCAGGTTCCCGGAAGCGCTTAAGCGAGAGTTGATGACCTTTCAGTTGACGAGCCCGATCACAAAGGCGAACCATGTTTTTGTCTCGAGTGTCGGGACGCCTTTGGACAGGGATCGCGTCCGGAATAGGATCTTGAAGCCGGCTCTCGCGCTTGCGGGGTTGCGGAGCGTGTCGGTGCATTCGCTCAGGCATTCGTATGCGACCATGCTGATCCATCAAGGCGAGAACCTCAAATTCGTCCAAAGCCAGCTCGGCCATTCGTCGATGAGAGTCACATTCGACCGCTACGGACACCTGCTTCCGGCTGCCGGAGACGAGGCGATGAGGCGTCTGGATAGGATGGTTGAAGAAAACTTTTGTTGGCAAAGTGTTGGCAAAAAGGAAAAGATGAGATCAGAAAGTCACCTAAAACTCATATAA
- a CDS encoding helix-turn-helix domain-containing protein, translating into MATKQGVLPFKPEKFYSIPEAAAYLHVAVSTMYKIARDRQIRFIKTGKEIMFRKEYLDEYLESRVFEIVPPDQGMSGHVG; encoded by the coding sequence ATGGCGACCAAGCAAGGAGTACTACCGTTTAAACCCGAGAAATTCTATTCAATACCTGAAGCTGCAGCTTACCTTCACGTAGCTGTAAGCACTATGTATAAGATTGCCAGAGACAGGCAGATCAGATTCATAAAGACCGGCAAGGAAATAATGTTCAGGAAAGAGTATCTGGACGAATACCTCGAAAGCCGCGTATTTGAAATCGTTCCGCCCGATCAAGGGATGAGCGGTCATGTCGGGTAG
- a CDS encoding glycosyltransferase, with product MPKLGRANVVKICLISKYPPIEGGIAAKTYWMSRGLAEAGLDITVVANSSLVEREYGIQKIDKQPATIKNLEVHSIESSNPWHIPNSDHAETRLLNLLLQLHDRRQFDLIDSGYLVPYGVVAYLANQITSIPYIVRHGGSDLAKFLDHPEYRFLLKQAIAHANLVVTDRHNAKVLGELSRRTPIQPTYIPDERIFKPKALRPSTAPTFAYIGKVNYHWRRRGLDKIAELFEGIDTLKWQLLFVSQGTGLDDFRNSLSEEMRQRIIFRPFVPPWEMPRLLASVDYIFSLAVDEPMEDPSNLVLEALASGTEVITNRKLPAGESVHQLDLSNMSSCAGYIGHLIQDFKQKDKASTIRDSDKESSYISYIKENIQAYEHVIADASK from the coding sequence TTGCCCAAACTAGGCAGGGCTAATGTCGTGAAAATCTGCCTGATTAGCAAGTATCCTCCAATTGAGGGGGGAATTGCAGCCAAGACTTACTGGATGTCGAGGGGTCTGGCCGAAGCTGGGCTCGATATTACAGTTGTAGCCAATAGTTCTCTTGTCGAGAGAGAATACGGGATTCAAAAGATTGATAAACAACCAGCGACCATCAAGAATCTAGAAGTTCACAGCATAGAAAGCAGTAACCCTTGGCACATTCCTAACTCAGATCATGCTGAGACAAGACTACTCAATCTTTTGCTCCAACTTCACGACAGGCGGCAATTTGATTTGATTGATTCAGGCTATCTTGTTCCATACGGGGTAGTTGCTTACTTAGCAAATCAGATAACATCTATTCCTTATATTGTCAGACATGGTGGTAGCGACCTCGCGAAATTCTTAGATCATCCGGAATATAGGTTCTTGCTCAAGCAGGCTATTGCACACGCCAACCTTGTGGTGACAGATAGGCACAATGCAAAAGTTCTTGGTGAGTTGTCTAGAAGAACCCCTATTCAACCAACATATATCCCCGATGAACGCATATTTAAACCCAAGGCACTTAGACCAAGTACCGCTCCGACTTTCGCATATATTGGCAAAGTGAATTATCATTGGCGTCGCCGGGGTTTGGACAAAATAGCTGAACTTTTTGAGGGTATTGATACGCTGAAGTGGCAGCTACTATTCGTATCGCAAGGCACAGGTCTTGATGATTTTAGAAACTCACTTAGCGAAGAAATGCGACAAAGGATCATCTTCAGACCTTTTGTTCCGCCATGGGAAATGCCTCGGCTACTTGCTTCAGTGGACTATATATTCAGTTTAGCGGTCGATGAGCCAATGGAAGATCCGTCGAACTTGGTACTCGAGGCACTTGCCTCGGGGACTGAAGTAATAACAAATCGCAAACTGCCAGCAGGAGAAAGTGTTCACCAACTTGATCTCAGCAATATGTCATCATGTGCGGGCTATATAGGTCACCTTATTCAAGACTTCAAACAAAAAGACAAGGCATCCACGATCAGGGATTCTGACAAAGAATCAAGTTACATAAGCTATATCAAAGAGAACATACAGGCCTACGAACATGTAATTGCTGATGCCAGCAAATAA